TCAGGGCGGCTGCTTCGAAACATCCAAAGCCACCACCCATGAGCATCCTATTTATGAAGTCGACGGCGTGGTGCATTATTGTGTCGCCAATATGCCTGGGGCGGTTCCTTATACTTCTACGCTGGCTTTGACAAATGCAACTTTACCTTACGCCCTTCAATTGGCAGACCTGGGCTGGAAAAAAGCCTGCTCAGTCAGTGAGGAACTACGCAAAGGATTGAATGTAGTAAACGGCAAAGTGGTCTTTAAGGGGGTTTCCGATGCGTGGAACCTACCCTATACAGAGGTAAAAGAGTTATTCTGAATATAACAAACCTAGCTAACATACGCCTGGCAGAAATCATCCTGCCAGGCTTTTACTTTCTAAAAATATTACAATAATTCTATCACCGCTTGTTCTTCCCGATATTATTCTTACTTTTGCATAAAATTTACGAACATCCGTTCGCTTCTCTGCTTCATACGGTACGGCATATAAATAGCAGCCTGCCCCATCTAGTTCGGTAATTCAGCCGTTCACATGCAGAGCCCCACGGATGATTGTGGTGGGCTTTACGCAATCCCTTTTTAATTTTCGTTTTTCGCTCTCGTCATTTTCCGACAGAGGTTCGTTGTCCGAACATATCAAATAACTGATTCAGACCGGTATATTTTTTGTTTAGACAAAACCAGAGTTGCCAAATGCAGCTGAGCTGATTTTCTCAAATAGAATAATACTAATAAACAAATAATGACAACTGAAACAATTGAATCGTTTTCGGAGCTTGGTCTCTCTGAAAATATCCTGAAAGCCCTTACAGAAATGGGTTTTACAAAACCCTCGCCGATACAAGCACAAGGAATTCCGGCTGTAATGCAGGGATCTGACGTAATTGGTCAGGCACAAACCGGAACCGGAAAAACTGCCGCATTTGGTATCCCGGTACTTGAAAGAATTGATACTACCAGCAATGCAGTACAGGCATTGGTACTTTGCCCAACCCGTGAATTGGCTGTGCAGGTATCAGAAGAAATTGGCCGCCTGGCCAAATTCCAGAGAGGTATTAAAATCGAGGCCATTTACGGCGGAGATTCTATCGACAGACAAATTCGCTCCCTGAAAAAAGGCGTACATATCGTAGTAGGAACGCCGGGTCGTGTGATGGACCATATGGAACGCAAAACCTTGAAGTTTGACGAAGTTCGGATGATGGTTTTGGATGAGGCGGATGAAATGCTGGATATGGGATTCCGTGAGGATATTGAAAGTATTTTGGCTGATATGCCGGAAGATCGTCAGACAATCCTTTTCTCGGCTACGATGTCGAAACCGATCATGTCGATCACAAAGCGTTTTTTGAATGATCCTATCCTGATTAAAGTCGTTCGTAATGAGCTGACAAACGTAAACATTGAGCAGGTTTACTTCGAAGTAAAACCGCAGGCGAAAGTGGAAGTAATGACCCGCCTGATCGATATGCACCACCTGAAATCCCTTCTTGTTTTTTGTAATACCAAAAGAAAGGTGGATGAAATCGTTGAAGATCTTCAACTAAGAGGCTATGCTTCTGAAGGTATCCATGGTGATTTACGCCAGCAGCAAAGAAGTAATGTCATGAGCAAATTCAAAGCTGGCGTTACTACCATTCTTGTTGCAACCGACGTAGCTGCCCGCGGTATCGATGTAAGTGGCCTGGATGGTGTGATCAACTATGACATTCCTTTGGACGAAGAGTACTACGTTCACCGTATCGGTCGTACAGGCCGTGCAGGTATGTCAGGGAAAGCATTTTCGCTGGTTGCCCGCGACGAGAAATATCGTTTGAAGTCAATTGAGGGATATACCAAGGTTAAAATTGAAAAAGGAGTAATTCCTTCGTTCGAGGATATCGTAGGTGTGCGCAAGGCGCGTTTTGTGGAAAACATTGCAATGTCCATTCAAGATGAGCAAGATGCAGGCCTATATAACGATGTGCTTGAAATGCTGCATCACAGTGGTTATACCACAGAGCAGATAGTCGGTGCAATGGCCAAGCAAATCATGGGTGTTCAGAAAAATGAATACGCAGATACAAATCTTGCCTGGGAAGAAAGACGTGGCGACAGTGGACGTCGTGAAGGTGGCGACCGATTTGAAAGGCGTTCCTCTGGTGGAAGCCGGTTCGAAAGAGGTAATGATCGCAGGGACGGCGAACGCCGCGGCGCTGATCGTTACGCACCAAAAAGTGATTTCCGTCGCCCGGAAAGCGGCCGGGATGAAAATCGCAAACCTACCTCTCCTGAGGCTGGAATGACCCGCTTATTTTTGAGCCTCGGACGTAAAGATCATATCATGCCGAAAGATATCGTTGGCGCGATTGCAGGCGAAGCCAACATCCCTGGCAAGACAATCGGAGCTATCGATATCTATGATAAATTCACTTTTGTAGACGTACCTGAACGTGATGCCCGCGCAGTACTTCGCGCTATGGACGGCAATACCATAAAAGGCAAGCCAGTTCAGATCGATATTGCGAAATAATTGATCATTTAATCATTCGAAAGAAGGGACTTACATCAGGTCCCTTTTTTTGTTATTTTGCCTTCATGAACCAAAATCAACAACCGGAAGTTTGGCTACGCGGCCCTATTCCACATATTCCCTCTTTGCTTCAACCCGTAGCGCATGCGTTAATGCAGGCTGTCGAAGAACTGGCGGCTTTCAGCTCGATTTTTCCTGCGGATTTGCTCTGGGAAAAGCCTTCCGGCCTCGCTTCGGTCGGTTTTCATTTAAAGCATCTATCCGGAGTGCTCGACAGACTTTTTACCTACGCCAGAGCCGAATCCCTGAATGAAAGCCAGCTCGATTACCTGAAAAACGAAGGCAGCCCAGGATCAGGAAATGATACATATGAAAGCTTACTTTTCACCTTTGAAAAACAAGTTGCAGTTTCCCTTCAACAGTTACAAACCACACCAGAGAGCGAATTAACCCAAGTCAGGTACGTAGGTCGGGCGATGATTCCCTCGACACAACTGGGCTTGCTTTTTCACGCTGCTGAGCACACTCAGCGACATGTAGGCCAGCTGCTTGTGACAGCCCGCATTCTACTGGCGAGGGACGGGAAGTAGGCAGTTACTCAGGTTCTGTCCTTACGTTTAAAAGTTTTTGCAACCAGGCGCGATGCTCCACGGTTTTCTCCACGACTTCCGCGGCACCAGGCGAGTATCCTGAAATCTCTCTCAAATCGGGCTGACCAGCATTAACCCAGCAACTATACCAGATATCCCCCACCATTTTCACAGAAGCTTTCATCCTGCGCTCAACCTGATTTTTAAGCATTTGATGGTATTCTTCTGAAAACTCACGCGAATAACTTCTTGTCAGCACATTGTTCCGGAGCTCATAACTATACTTGGCATCCTTTTTAAATCGCATCGTCAGCTCTTTCTCAAACGAAAAAACTGAATCGCAGGCAAGGTGCGAGTCGGTAACAATTTTCCAGGCCTCACCGGCAATATCATCGCAGTATACTGCCGGACCGATCCATAAATCATAATCTTCGGCAAATAATTCTGGTAACCGTGATTCCCAGAATCCGTGAATTCCCTCCTGGCCACTAAGTTGTCCGTTATAATTTTTAGTGGTATGCAAAGGCACATGCGCGTCGGCAACGTAATGCCCGAGATCAGCAGAAACTTTCAATATCCTTGCCGGATTTTTCGACTTAAAAGCTTCCGTCAGTTGATAAGCCGTTTGCTGAATCTGCCATGGAACGATCCCGTGTTTCCGAAGGCTGTCCTCGCCGAAGCGTGCTACCGCAGCAGACCAAAATCTGGGCAAAACTGACAGTGCACTATCACCATACATGTCCAGATCGATATAATGCCTCTCCGCTTCTCCCACGACAGCGTATCTTCTCTTATCCGGATTGACCGCATTTTCCGTCAGATAGTCTATATTTTTTTTATAGAACACCAGCATTTCAGGCGGCAATCTGTAAGTTGCCATTCGGTTGATCCGCTTATGGGCCCAGAATCCCCATTGCACATCGTGCGATGAAAGAGGCATTGCTTCCGCATACACGCTAATATTCAGTATAATTTCGAAAAAAAAAGTAAAGTAAATCAGTGCTCGTTTCATGTCTGCGAAAATTACCTCCATACAAAATTTGGGAAGCTGTTAAAACAACTCATACCCCATTTATACGCTTTTCGCAAATTTTAGTCACCCTTTCGACAGTTAGTGAGGGACATTTTGCTACTTCTGCTTTTTTTCAGCTGAAATTGGCACGTCACATCACTTATCAGTGCATCGATTGCAAAATTTATCAAAACCTTGCCGCCAAATTTTATTTCGGCTATCTGAAAAACTATTACTAGATCTTTCTTAAATTTGCCATATTTCAATATTAGTTATATTTATTATACAAATAATACAATTAATCAATATTGTTTTACCTTTGTAGCATCAATAAATAAGTCAGTTGGCTTGCTACAAATGAGAACGAGAAATAAAACATTAGGATATCTGGTACCTGTTTTCGCGCTGTGCGTTTTTATGCTCATTATTTACGGAGCTTATGTACCGCATAAACCAGCAGAAACACAGAAAGTTGTGTGCATTAAATTCAAAGCAGGAGCTACTTCTGAGGATATCGAAAAGCATTTGCGTGATTTCGCGTCAATGAAGAGTTCTGTGAAGGATCTGGTTGCCTATTCAGCCGGCCGGGTGCAGAAAACAGAAGGTAATGAAGACGAATTTGATGTGATCCACTATCTGACTTTCAGGACTGATGAAAGTGCGCAGCAATATGCTTTAAATTCCGATCGGAAAGCATTCATCAAAACCAATGAAGCTAGTTGGGCGAAGGTGCTGGAAATGAATTCTGATATTGTAAAATAATAGTAATAGGAGTGAAAATTGGAAAGAGAGTCGGGTTTCCCGACTCTCTTTTTTTACCAGTTAATTGCTTCCAAACCCTTTTCAGCCAAAAAGGCATTCGCTTTACTGAAATGTCCGGTCCCAAACCACCCGCCATTGTTCGCAGACATAGGGGAAGGATGTTTAGCTTTCAGTATCAGATTATCCTTTGCATTGATTATAGCCCCTTTTTCCTGCGCATACCGCCCCCAGAGCATGAATACTACATGCTTTTTTTCATCGGAAACACACTTGATAACCGCGTCCGTAAAACGCTCCCAACCTTTATTCTGATGGGACCCGGCCATTCCGCTTTGTACTGTTAAAGTCGCATTCAGTAACAACACTCCTTGCTTTGCCCACCTTTCCAGGTTACCTGATTGGGGAAAAGGTTTCCCCAGATCTTGCTGAATCTCCTTAAAAATGTTGATCAGGGAAGGAGGCATTCGCACACCGTCGTTCACCGAAAAGCAAAGCCCGTTCGCCTGGCCTGGCCCGTGGTAAGGGTCCTGTCCCAAAATCACCACCCGACAATCATCGAATGTGCAATAGTTGAACGCGTTAAATATTTGCTTTGCGGGGGGAAAAATCTGCTTTGTCTTATATTCCTCCTTAATAAATGTGGTAAGCGCTTCGAAATAGGCCTTTTCAAACTCCGGCGCAAGTCGCTCTTTCCAGGATTGCTCTATTTTTACATCCATACATCAGGTCTGGTTTTTTGGGGCCAAATATGTGTTTTTGATTTGGTTTTATCAGTAATTGGTTGCTATTTTCGTTTAAGTGGAAGTAACGCCGGGTATATTTATTTACCAAGACCCTCAACCGATATGGTTTCCAAAGTAACAGATGGTGTGAAAGTCACCGTTTTAACTGAATATCAGCCAGATTATTCCAATCCTGGTCAGGACCATTACGTGTTTACCTATAAAATCCTGATTGAAAATCATAGTGAACATACGGTCAAATTACTGCGCAGGCACTGGCTCATCCACGATGCTAATGCCATGGTCCGCGAGGTGGAAGGCGCCGGCATCGTAGGTCTTCAACCCATTCTTGAACCCGGCGACGTGCACGATTATGTATCCGGATGCAACCTGAAAACGGATCTTGGCAAAATGTCCGGTACCTATCTGATGGAGCGCGTACTCGACGGTCGTCAGTTCCGGGTTGTAATTCCTGCATTCTCGCTGGTAGCACCTTATCGTTTAAATTGATCCGGAAATTCACCGCTATTACCCTCGAAAAACCCTCATTCATTTGATTGCCGCGTATTTAAAGTATCTGCTTCGATCGGGAAACGAACATTCCATCCACTCCCCTTTCCTTTTTGATCTGTACAACAGGGTTATTAAAGTCAAGGATGAGAACGCGGTTTATGCCGAAATCCGGACATTAAGAAAAGAGTTGCTGTCGTCCGAAGAGATCATTGAAATACTGGACCTGGGCGCTGGCTCCCGGATCAATAAATCTAATCAGCGTAAAATCAGGACAATCGCGAAGAATGCTGAAAAGCCGGAAAAGTTTGGGAAGCTGTTTTACCGTCTTGTCGAAAATTTTAAGCCCGAAACCGTTTTAGAACTGGGCACTTCTCTTGGACTGACAACGCTATACCTGTCCAAAGCAAACCCCAATGCAAACGTGATCAGCTTCGAAGGCTGCCCGCAGACGGCCGCCAAAGCCAGGAATCACTTCGCGCGGCTTGGTTCGGAGAATATCGAGGTAGTAGTAGGAAATATAGATCAGACGCTTCCGGTCAGGCTGGCCCAACTCGGCAGGGCGCTGGATTTCGCTTATTTCGACGCAAATCACCGCTACGAGCCAACTGTTCGTTACTTCGAAGAATGCTTGCCGCATATTCAAAATGACTCTGTCTTTATTTTCGACGACATTTATTGGTCTAAGGAGATGACCCAGGCCTGGGAATATATCAAAGCGCACCCCAAAGTGACGCTCACCGTCGATTTGTTCTGGATCGGCTTAGTATTTTTTCACTCCGGCCAGGCCAAAGAGGATTTCGTGCTACGCTTCTAGGTCCCAACCGATTGCTATCAGTTTCGTACCGATAAATAAGTAAAAAGTAGGGTTAAGCATTTAAACTCTTTAAGTTTTTAATTTACCTCCCTACCTCACCATTTCATGGACTCAAAAACCATTCTTCGGGAACTGACCGATAAAAATATACTGTCGGAAGCGCAGGCGGAAGCGATCGCATCTTTCGAAGCCAGCAAATCTTTCTCCGTTCATTGGGAACTCCGCAGCATCCTTTACCTCGGAATTCTGATGTTTAGTTCAGGTATCGGGATATTGATCTATGAAAATATTGACACGATAGGTCATCAGGCTATCATTACTGCGATTGCCGCCATTACCTTGTCCTGCTTTTGGTATGTTTTTAAAAATAGTCCTCCCTACCGGCATACACAAGTTGAAAATATCAACAAGTTGGCCGGGTACATACTGCTGCTTGGCTGTACTACATTTCTGGCGCTCGAAGGTTATGCTCAGTTTCAATATGAGATTTTTGGCAAAAAATATGGTATCGCAGTCCTGATCCCGACTATTCTGTTTTTTTTCAGCGCTTACAGGTTTGACCATACCGGTGTTCTATCGATGGCTGTGACCGGGCTGGCGTCCTGGGTCGGGCTGACAATCGCGCCATTTTCCCTGCTGACAAAAAATGATTTTACGGACAGCAGCCTGATCTGGTCGGCTATTATTTTAGGATCGATACTCGCCGTCGTCGGCTGGCTAAGTGACCACAAAGGCATCAAAAAACATTTTTCCTTTACATACCTTTTTCTGGGCGGAAACCTGGCTCTGGTAGCTGCGCTTACCGGCGCATTTACGCTTGAACCACAGTTTGTTTTTGAAATCATCGGATTGGCTCTCGCCCTTTTCTACATTTTCACCGCAAGGCGTGCGCAATCTCTGGTTTTTCTTTTAATGGGTGTGATATATGCGTATATCTTAGTCACGTACATGATCGGGACATTGCTCGGAGACGAGCTTGCTTTCGCATTTGCGACCTTCTATTTTATGTTTTCGAGTGTAGGTGTCATTTTGTTTCTTCTCAAATACAAAAAATTCCTGGGCATCAAAAAATGATAAAGGCATACAACAATACCTGGGTTACAAATATTTATGTTCGGGAGATAGCAGCTGGCTGGGTTTCAAAAAACCTTTTAACCAAAGAACAGGAGGCAAAAATCCGTACTGCTTATCCCGACGCATTTTATCGCCCTGGTATATTCGTAACAATTGGTTTGTTTGTGTTTACCTCGATAGCATGTCTGTTTTTCGGCGGCTTTGTGTCCCTTTTCTTTATCGATAGCGTCTCGGGCGATTCCTTTGAGGCGTTGAGCGTTATTTGTGCTGCCGGCTTTTTTGGTGCGCTCGAATTTGCGATCCGGGATCGGAAACTGTTCCATTCCGGGGTAGACAATGCATTGCTCTATGCTGCAATAGGATGTTGTTTTTCTTTCTTCGTTTTGACAATTGAGGGCGAAAAACCATGGCTGTATTGCTTTCTGTCGCTTTTTCTGCTCGTTCCAGCTATGCTGCGCTACGCCGATTTCCTGATGACGGTGATGACCTACCTGGTGGCGCTCGCATTGGTAGCATTGATTTTTGCCGAATCTTCGCTGGGCAAGGCATTGCTGCCTTTTGCAATCATGATCTTTTCTTTTTTGAGTTATATGCTGGTCAGTCGTAATACCAGCATTTACTATCGCAAGTGCAGGCAGGTATTGGAAGTCCTCTCGCTGATC
This Dyadobacter sp. UC 10 DNA region includes the following protein-coding sequences:
- a CDS encoding O-methyltransferase, producing the protein MIAAYLKYLLRSGNEHSIHSPFLFDLYNRVIKVKDENAVYAEIRTLRKELLSSEEIIEILDLGAGSRINKSNQRKIRTIAKNAEKPEKFGKLFYRLVENFKPETVLELGTSLGLTTLYLSKANPNANVISFEGCPQTAAKARNHFARLGSENIEVVVGNIDQTLPVRLAQLGRALDFAYFDANHRYEPTVRYFEECLPHIQNDSVFIFDDIYWSKEMTQAWEYIKAHPKVTLTVDLFWIGLVFFHSGQAKEDFVLRF
- a CDS encoding DUF2157 domain-containing protein, whose amino-acid sequence is MDSKTILRELTDKNILSEAQAEAIASFEASKSFSVHWELRSILYLGILMFSSGIGILIYENIDTIGHQAIITAIAAITLSCFWYVFKNSPPYRHTQVENINKLAGYILLLGCTTFLALEGYAQFQYEIFGKKYGIAVLIPTILFFFSAYRFDHTGVLSMAVTGLASWVGLTIAPFSLLTKNDFTDSSLIWSAIILGSILAVVGWLSDHKGIKKHFSFTYLFLGGNLALVAALTGAFTLEPQFVFEIIGLALALFYIFTARRAQSLVFLLMGVIYAYILVTYMIGTLLGDELAFAFATFYFMFSSVGVILFLLKYKKFLGIKK
- the apaG gene encoding Co2+/Mg2+ efflux protein ApaG is translated as MVSKVTDGVKVTVLTEYQPDYSNPGQDHYVFTYKILIENHSEHTVKLLRRHWLIHDANAMVREVEGAGIVGLQPILEPGDVHDYVSGCNLKTDLGKMSGTYLMERVLDGRQFRVVIPAFSLVAPYRLN
- a CDS encoding Dabb family protein, whose translation is MRTRNKTLGYLVPVFALCVFMLIIYGAYVPHKPAETQKVVCIKFKAGATSEDIEKHLRDFASMKSSVKDLVAYSAGRVQKTEGNEDEFDVIHYLTFRTDESAQQYALNSDRKAFIKTNEASWAKVLEMNSDIVK
- a CDS encoding uracil-DNA glycosylase, coding for MDVKIEQSWKERLAPEFEKAYFEALTTFIKEEYKTKQIFPPAKQIFNAFNYCTFDDCRVVILGQDPYHGPGQANGLCFSVNDGVRMPPSLINIFKEIQQDLGKPFPQSGNLERWAKQGVLLLNATLTVQSGMAGSHQNKGWERFTDAVIKCVSDEKKHVVFMLWGRYAQEKGAIINAKDNLILKAKHPSPMSANNGGWFGTGHFSKANAFLAEKGLEAINW
- a CDS encoding zinc dependent phospholipase C family protein, producing the protein MEVIFADMKRALIYFTFFFEIILNISVYAEAMPLSSHDVQWGFWAHKRINRMATYRLPPEMLVFYKKNIDYLTENAVNPDKRRYAVVGEAERHYIDLDMYGDSALSVLPRFWSAAVARFGEDSLRKHGIVPWQIQQTAYQLTEAFKSKNPARILKVSADLGHYVADAHVPLHTTKNYNGQLSGQEGIHGFWESRLPELFAEDYDLWIGPAVYCDDIAGEAWKIVTDSHLACDSVFSFEKELTMRFKKDAKYSYELRNNVLTRSYSREFSEEYHQMLKNQVERRMKASVKMVGDIWYSCWVNAGQPDLREISGYSPGAAEVVEKTVEHRAWLQKLLNVRTEPE
- a CDS encoding DinB family protein; this translates as MNQNQQPEVWLRGPIPHIPSLLQPVAHALMQAVEELAAFSSIFPADLLWEKPSGLASVGFHLKHLSGVLDRLFTYARAESLNESQLDYLKNEGSPGSGNDTYESLLFTFEKQVAVSLQQLQTTPESELTQVRYVGRAMIPSTQLGLLFHAAEHTQRHVGQLLVTARILLARDGK
- a CDS encoding DEAD/DEAH box helicase produces the protein MTTETIESFSELGLSENILKALTEMGFTKPSPIQAQGIPAVMQGSDVIGQAQTGTGKTAAFGIPVLERIDTTSNAVQALVLCPTRELAVQVSEEIGRLAKFQRGIKIEAIYGGDSIDRQIRSLKKGVHIVVGTPGRVMDHMERKTLKFDEVRMMVLDEADEMLDMGFREDIESILADMPEDRQTILFSATMSKPIMSITKRFLNDPILIKVVRNELTNVNIEQVYFEVKPQAKVEVMTRLIDMHHLKSLLVFCNTKRKVDEIVEDLQLRGYASEGIHGDLRQQQRSNVMSKFKAGVTTILVATDVAARGIDVSGLDGVINYDIPLDEEYYVHRIGRTGRAGMSGKAFSLVARDEKYRLKSIEGYTKVKIEKGVIPSFEDIVGVRKARFVENIAMSIQDEQDAGLYNDVLEMLHHSGYTTEQIVGAMAKQIMGVQKNEYADTNLAWEERRGDSGRREGGDRFERRSSGGSRFERGNDRRDGERRGADRYAPKSDFRRPESGRDENRKPTSPEAGMTRLFLSLGRKDHIMPKDIVGAIAGEANIPGKTIGAIDIYDKFTFVDVPERDARAVLRAMDGNTIKGKPVQIDIAK